The Deinococcus radiopugnans ATCC 19172 genome window below encodes:
- a CDS encoding proline--tRNA ligase, which yields MRLSQGSFVTRRETPSEADTRGTEMLLRAGFIRQIGSGLYATLPLMTRVLHRLEALIRQELSGAAQEISLPLLQPAALWRQSGRWAAYTQADQLMFAVTDRGGRELALAPTHEEVAVAVARELVGSYRDLPLSVYQIGRKFRDELRPRAGLLRTREFVMKDGYSFHATPEDLARTFEVMGAAYARILTRLGADWRAAQADSGLIGGAESREYLLLSAVGEDTLLFTADGRYAANAERAVSRAHLAPASPFGSFERRHTPGTPTVVSACAALGCEASQMVKNVLYEAAFLNGGQSSTQPVLISLRGDHSVNPVKLWNAVSARVEGTLSALEVADTERWAAGLPLGFIAPDLPDSPERSFLRLCDEAAAQSRHFATGANETDWHVVGANWGEQYPLPVVADLRQAAAGEASLHDPAQPLLSARGTEVGHIFQLGTRYTGALGMTFTAADGKTQTPTMGCYGLGVTRLAAALAEQFADERGLVWPAVIAPHEVLLTVVDLKDAAQVEAAETLYAAFRAAGIDALLDDRPLRAGVKFADADLTGIPWRVTLGRGVSRGQAEVRERRSGEVRETALDAVVVHLRDQLNGA from the coding sequence ATGCGCCTGTCACAAGGTTCGTTCGTCACGCGGCGCGAAACGCCGTCGGAGGCAGACACGCGCGGCACGGAAATGCTGCTGCGCGCCGGCTTCATCCGCCAGATCGGCAGCGGCCTGTACGCCACGCTGCCCCTGATGACCCGCGTGCTGCACAGGCTGGAAGCATTGATCCGCCAGGAACTGAGCGGCGCGGCGCAGGAGATCAGCCTGCCGCTGCTGCAACCCGCCGCGCTGTGGCGGCAGTCCGGGCGCTGGGCCGCCTACACCCAGGCGGACCAGTTGATGTTCGCGGTGACCGACCGGGGCGGGCGCGAGCTGGCGCTGGCCCCCACCCACGAGGAGGTCGCCGTGGCCGTGGCCCGCGAACTGGTCGGCAGCTACCGCGATCTGCCCCTGAGCGTATACCAGATCGGGCGCAAGTTCCGCGACGAGTTGCGGCCCCGCGCCGGGCTGCTCAGGACGCGCGAATTCGTGATGAAGGACGGGTACAGTTTTCACGCCACGCCCGAGGATCTGGCCCGGACCTTCGAGGTCATGGGCGCCGCCTACGCCCGCATCCTGACCCGGCTGGGCGCGGACTGGCGCGCGGCGCAGGCCGACAGTGGATTGATCGGCGGGGCCGAGAGCCGCGAGTACCTGCTGCTCTCGGCCGTGGGCGAGGACACGCTGCTGTTCACCGCCGACGGCCGGTACGCCGCCAACGCGGAGCGGGCCGTGTCGCGTGCCCACCTCGCTCCGGCCAGCCCGTTCGGGAGCTTTGAACGCCGCCACACGCCCGGCACGCCTACGGTGGTGAGCGCCTGCGCCGCGCTGGGCTGCGAGGCCAGCCAGATGGTCAAGAACGTACTGTACGAGGCGGCGTTTCTCAATGGCGGTCAGTCCTCCACCCAACCCGTGCTGATCAGCCTGCGCGGCGATCACAGTGTCAATCCGGTCAAGCTGTGGAATGCCGTGTCGGCGCGGGTGGAGGGCACGCTGTCCGCGCTGGAGGTGGCCGACACGGAACGGTGGGCCGCCGGTCTGCCGCTGGGCTTCATCGCCCCTGATCTGCCGGACAGCCCAGAACGGTCCTTTCTACGCCTGTGCGACGAGGCAGCGGCGCAATCCAGGCATTTTGCCACTGGCGCCAACGAGACTGACTGGCACGTGGTGGGCGCGAACTGGGGCGAGCAGTACCCGCTGCCGGTCGTTGCGGACCTGCGGCAGGCAGCGGCGGGCGAGGCGTCGCTGCACGATCCGGCCCAGCCGCTGCTCTCGGCGCGCGGCACCGAGGTAGGCCACATCTTCCAGCTGGGCACGCGCTATACGGGGGCGCTGGGCATGACCTTCACGGCGGCGGACGGAAAGACGCAGACGCCCACGATGGGCTGCTACGGCCTGGGCGTGACCCGGCTGGCGGCGGCACTGGCCGAGCAGTTCGCCGACGAACGCGGTCTGGTGTGGCCCGCCGTCATCGCCCCGCACGAGGTCCTCCTGACCGTGGTGGACCTGAAGGACGCCGCACAGGTGGAGGCGGCCGAAACGCTGTATGCGGCGTTTCGGGCCGCCGGCATTGACGCGCTGCTGGATGACCGCCCCCTGCGGGCCGGCGTCAAATTCGCCGACGCCGATCTGACGGGCATTCCCTGGCGGGTGACGCTGGGGCGCGGGGTCAGCAGGGGGCAGGCGGAAGTCCGGGAGCGGCGCAGTGGAGAGGTCCGGGAGACCGCGCTGGACGCAGTGGTCGTCCACCTGCGGGACCAGCTGAACGGGGCGTAG
- a CDS encoding HD-GYP domain-containing protein, with protein sequence MSRKWVPWNNPTRKVWNVEPSDHALLIETTVQEVNAWTMKVVGRACTEHDRRVMDLSLKLAEAAGLLQTERDVCQIVWAALLHDIGKAAISTRILDKPGALTPAEFKIIQQHPSLGHRLARTAPRADDEILGAILHHHERWDGEGYPLGLIGESIPLLARVIKVTDVYDALVSDRPYRAAWTADEATTYLLQHSGTAFDPRLIQIFAYRVLPQQQHPGFPLD encoded by the coding sequence ATGAGCCGCAAGTGGGTGCCCTGGAACAACCCAACCCGCAAGGTCTGGAACGTTGAGCCCAGTGACCACGCCCTGCTGATCGAAACCACCGTTCAGGAAGTCAATGCCTGGACCATGAAAGTGGTGGGCCGCGCCTGCACCGAGCATGACCGCCGGGTGATGGACCTGTCTCTGAAGCTCGCCGAGGCCGCCGGGCTGCTTCAAACGGAGCGGGACGTGTGCCAGATCGTCTGGGCCGCCCTGCTGCACGACATCGGCAAGGCCGCCATCAGCACCAGGATTCTGGACAAGCCGGGCGCCTTGACACCGGCAGAATTCAAGATCATTCAGCAGCACCCCAGTCTGGGCCACCGCCTGGCCCGCACGGCCCCCAGGGCCGACGACGAGATTCTGGGCGCCATCTTGCACCACCACGAACGCTGGGACGGCGAGGGCTACCCGCTGGGCCTGATCGGCGAGTCGATTCCGCTGCTGGCCCGCGTCATCAAGGTGACCGACGTGTACGACGCCCTGGTCTCGGATCGCCCGTACCGCGCCGCCTGGACCGCCGACGAGGCCACCACGTACCTGCTGCAACACTCAGGCACGGCCTTCGATCCCCGGCTGATCCAGATTTTCGCGTACCGCGTGCTGCCCCAGCAACAACATCCGGGCTTTCCCCTGGACTGA
- a CDS encoding nucleotidyltransferase domain-containing protein has translation MTFHAVLDEVLTELRQEDGVQAIFLTGSVARGEADEFSDLDVSVLVASETFVRNEVTYRSGVLLSVERSTAAHRSRAFTEPETALWNLVSLQTGVPLHDRHGIFADLQTQARAVRWAELAARADARAAALLADSTEELHKVMGGLSAGNDAKVAYACLGLTFSLGKVALLAAGTPLPSENVFLTWARDAWADAEWREAYGVLAGLGSGDVRARGHAALSAHRRAVALLRWTDGPARELAQAAAERAAAFLPPSPAVPTT, from the coding sequence ATGACCTTCCATGCCGTTCTGGATGAAGTGCTGACCGAGCTTCGGCAGGAGGACGGCGTGCAGGCCATCTTCCTGACCGGCAGCGTGGCCCGGGGTGAGGCAGACGAGTTCAGCGATCTGGATGTCAGCGTGCTGGTGGCATCCGAGACGTTCGTTCGCAACGAAGTCACTTACCGCAGTGGCGTGCTGCTCAGCGTGGAGCGCTCCACCGCCGCGCACCGCAGCCGGGCGTTTACGGAGCCGGAGACGGCGCTGTGGAATCTGGTGTCGCTGCAAACCGGTGTGCCGTTGCATGATCGGCACGGCATTTTTGCCGACCTTCAAACTCAGGCACGGGCAGTGCGCTGGGCCGAGCTGGCGGCAAGGGCCGACGCGCGGGCCGCTGCGCTGCTGGCCGACAGCACCGAGGAACTGCACAAGGTGATGGGCGGTCTGAGTGCCGGTAACGACGCGAAGGTGGCCTACGCGTGCCTGGGCCTGACATTCTCGCTGGGTAAGGTGGCGCTGCTGGCCGCCGGAACGCCCTTACCCAGCGAGAATGTCTTCCTGACTTGGGCACGTGACGCCTGGGCCGACGCTGAATGGCGAGAGGCTTACGGCGTGCTGGCCGGATTGGGCAGCGGTGATGTCCGGGCCAGGGGCCACGCCGCCCTGAGCGCCCACCGCCGCGCGGTGGCCCTGCTGCGCTGGACAGACGGCCCGGCACGCGAGCTGGCGCAGGCGGCGGCGGAGCGGGCAGCGGCCTTCCTGCCGCCCTCCCCGGCGGTGCCCACCACGTAG
- a CDS encoding long-chain fatty acid--CoA ligase, producing MQGNMMDVQLTVPTILERIRGQYRNREVVSLLAAGRDEAGNPIPKKHRTTYGDVADRALRLANGLLGLGLERGDRVATLAVNSFRHLEAYLGVPSAGLVLHTVNIRLHPEQVAWILNDAEDRVLMIENVFAAMIPALKAACPKLEHIIVMGPLPQAMPGVRDYDTFVMGAEPLPRYPRLDENEAAAMCYTSGTTGNPKGVLYTHRSTVLHSLASAPKDALNVGEADSVLPIVPMFHVNAWGLPYTCAMYGAKQVYAGIFSDGRSIATLLQDEGVTITAGVPTIWMGLLAELDRAREAGEPYRLDGLERVIVGGSAAPEAMIRAFQNRHDLNMLQAWGMTETHPLGTASSVPFDVDPTSDEGYKLRAKQGRTVPLVFLDIVDGNRQRLPHDGKTMGNLIARGPWIANSYYKGAGQDNFFELDGELWFDTGDISTLDERGYMHIQDRSKDLIKSGGEWISSVDLENAIMAHPAVAQCAVIAMDDPKWDERPLAVVVPRPGQTVTHQELLDLLEPHFAKFWLPDATVLTDSLPIGATGKFLKRELREEYRGYSAGNSPQRAEQPG from the coding sequence ATGCAAGGCAACATGATGGACGTTCAACTGACGGTGCCCACCATTCTGGAGCGCATTCGCGGGCAGTACCGCAACCGTGAGGTGGTCAGCCTGCTGGCGGCGGGCCGCGACGAGGCGGGCAACCCCATTCCAAAAAAGCACCGCACCACCTACGGCGACGTGGCCGACCGTGCCCTGCGTCTGGCGAACGGCCTGCTGGGCCTGGGCCTGGAGCGCGGCGACCGGGTGGCGACGCTGGCGGTCAACTCGTTCCGGCACTTGGAGGCGTACCTGGGCGTGCCCAGCGCGGGGCTGGTGCTGCACACCGTCAACATCCGCCTGCACCCCGAACAGGTGGCCTGGATTCTCAATGACGCCGAAGACCGCGTGCTGATGATCGAGAACGTCTTTGCGGCGATGATTCCGGCCCTCAAGGCCGCGTGCCCGAAACTGGAGCACATCATCGTGATGGGACCGCTGCCGCAGGCCATGCCCGGTGTGCGGGATTACGACACCTTCGTGATGGGCGCCGAACCGCTGCCCCGCTACCCGCGTCTGGACGAGAACGAGGCGGCGGCCATGTGCTACACCTCCGGCACCACGGGCAACCCCAAGGGCGTGCTGTACACCCACCGCTCCACCGTGCTGCACTCGCTGGCCAGCGCGCCCAAGGACGCCCTGAACGTGGGTGAGGCCGACAGCGTGCTGCCCATCGTGCCGATGTTCCACGTCAACGCCTGGGGCCTGCCCTACACCTGCGCCATGTACGGCGCCAAGCAGGTGTATGCCGGGATCTTCAGCGACGGCCGCAGCATCGCCACGCTGCTGCAGGACGAGGGGGTCACCATCACGGCGGGCGTGCCGACCATCTGGATGGGTCTGCTGGCCGAACTCGACCGGGCCAGGGAGGCCGGGGAGCCGTACAGGCTGGACGGCCTGGAGCGCGTGATCGTGGGGGGTAGCGCCGCGCCGGAGGCCATGATCCGGGCCTTCCAGAACCGTCACGACCTGAACATGTTGCAGGCCTGGGGCATGACCGAGACGCACCCGCTGGGCACCGCCAGCAGCGTGCCCTTCGACGTCGACCCGACCAGCGACGAGGGCTACAAACTGCGCGCCAAGCAGGGCCGCACCGTGCCGCTGGTCTTTCTGGACATCGTGGATGGGAACCGCCAGCGCCTGCCGCACGACGGCAAGACGATGGGGAACCTGATCGCGCGTGGCCCGTGGATTGCCAACAGCTACTACAAGGGCGCGGGCCAGGACAATTTCTTCGAGCTGGACGGCGAGCTGTGGTTCGACACCGGAGACATCTCCACCCTGGACGAGCGCGGGTACATGCACATTCAGGATCGCAGCAAGGATCTGATCAAGTCCGGCGGCGAGTGGATCAGCAGCGTGGATCTGGAAAACGCGATCATGGCGCACCCCGCCGTGGCGCAGTGCGCCGTGATTGCCATGGACGATCCCAAGTGGGACGAGCGCCCGCTGGCCGTGGTGGTGCCGCGCCCCGGCCAGACCGTGACCCATCAGGAACTGCTGGACTTGCTGGAACCCCATTTCGCCAAGTTCTGGCTGCCCGACGCCACCGTGCTCACCGACAGCCTGCCCATCGGCGCCACTGGCAAGTTCTTGAAGCGCGAACTGCGCGAGGAATACCGGGGGTACTCGGCGGGCAATTCGCCGCAGCGGGCCGAGCAGCCCGGCTAA
- a CDS encoding rhomboid family intramembrane serine protease has translation MRSPPPPARRPQAPRSRPAPGPSPLAPGRPQIGPALWVTAGLIAAVWLQEIVDLLGFGGGLDVYGIEPRTPGTFWHVLTAPFLHYGFPHLIANTVPLAVLAFMSAVRGVGRFLAVTLVVAVVGGGLVWLLGRGGSVHLGASELIFGYLAYLLGVGWWERTPAAIGVAVVAAVLYGGILWGVLPGNPAVSWEAHLFGFLAGLLAAALLHGRRPGKMTGGKRG, from the coding sequence ATGAGATCGCCGCCGCCGCCCGCCCGTCGTCCCCAGGCGCCCCGGTCCCGGCCCGCACCGGGACCGTCGCCCCTTGCACCGGGCAGGCCGCAGATCGGCCCTGCGCTGTGGGTCACCGCTGGGCTGATCGCCGCCGTCTGGTTACAGGAGATCGTCGATCTGCTGGGCTTCGGCGGGGGGCTGGATGTGTACGGCATCGAACCCCGGACCCCGGGCACCTTCTGGCATGTGCTGACCGCGCCGTTCCTGCACTACGGCTTTCCGCACCTGATCGCCAACACCGTCCCGCTGGCGGTGCTGGCCTTCATGAGCGCGGTGCGCGGTGTGGGGCGGTTTCTGGCGGTCACGCTGGTGGTGGCGGTGGTGGGCGGCGGGCTGGTGTGGCTGCTGGGGCGCGGCGGCAGCGTGCATCTGGGGGCCAGCGAACTGATCTTCGGCTACCTGGCCTACCTGCTGGGCGTGGGCTGGTGGGAGCGCACCCCCGCCGCGATTGGCGTGGCCGTGGTGGCGGCTGTGCTGTACGGCGGCATCCTGTGGGGCGTGCTGCCCGGCAATCCCGCGGTGTCGTGGGAGGCGCACCTGTTCGGCTTTCTGGCCGGGTTGCTGGCGGCGGCGCTGCTGCACGGGCGCAGGCCAGGGAAGATGACTGGGGGGAAAAGAGGGTGA
- a CDS encoding VOC family protein: protein MPATLDHLVIAARTLEDGRAWLEGRLGVPMQDGGQHDHFGTHNALLSLGPDGYLEVIAIDPDAPAPDRPRWFGLDTPEMHERLQDGPALIHWVAAVEKLEPGPEVLELTRGDNRWALTVPENGGLPMDGVAPSRIQWHTPPPPTRLTDMGVRLGRLRLGTPQPDTLRAVLDTLNFRGEVEVYEAPQAELRAVLETPDGLVTLGEW, encoded by the coding sequence ATGCCCGCCACCCTGGATCATCTGGTCATTGCCGCCCGCACCCTCGAAGATGGCCGCGCTTGGCTCGAAGGCCGTCTGGGCGTGCCCATGCAGGACGGCGGCCAGCACGACCACTTCGGCACGCACAACGCGCTGCTGTCGCTGGGGCCGGACGGCTACCTGGAGGTCATCGCCATTGACCCAGACGCCCCCGCCCCGGACCGCCCCCGCTGGTTCGGGCTGGACACGCCGGAGATGCACGAACGGCTGCAAGACGGTCCCGCGCTGATCCACTGGGTGGCGGCAGTCGAGAAGCTGGAGCCTGGCCCGGAGGTGCTGGAACTCACGCGCGGCGACAACCGCTGGGCTCTGACCGTGCCCGAGAACGGCGGGCTGCCCATGGACGGCGTCGCTCCATCGCGCATTCAGTGGCACACGCCGCCGCCCCCCACCCGCCTGACCGACATGGGCGTGCGCCTGGGCCGGTTGCGTCTGGGTACGCCACAGCCCGACACCCTGCGCGCCGTGCTGGACACCCTGAACTTCAGGGGCGAGGTGGAAGTCTACGAGGCCCCGCAGGCCGAACTGCGCGCCGTCCTGGAAACGCCGGATGGACTGGTCACGCTGGGCGAGTGGTGA
- a CDS encoding alpha/beta hydrolase, translating to MAVSVSGQDVTFTPPPGAVALVGDFTDWRKQPPLPVTAGQPLTLRLPRGAWVEYAWLDAVGEAFADPDNPQKSLNPWWPYPRAAVVGEYARHPLWLAPEATRKGTATRLSWEGGIFPGTRRAIVYTPHGYEAGTALPVYYVQDGVAFYRTGKLGDVMDRALEAGLATGAALVFVEPGDRSEEYYLNDRYLDFLTGEVFPRVEGELVTVSERGLWGASLGGLISLHLGSRHPELFSRVVSHSGAFIARPGARDASGVIDTTGAGEWLLEELRQAPPTHLNTSLDTGALEWLTGPNRRIAGLFADLALPHQYREYPSGHTWVTWREALPEAFLYMQG from the coding sequence ATGGCCGTTTCCGTTTCCGGGCAAGATGTCACCTTCACGCCCCCACCCGGCGCCGTGGCCCTGGTGGGGGATTTCACCGACTGGCGCAAGCAGCCCCCCCTGCCCGTGACGGCGGGGCAGCCCCTCACGCTGAGGCTGCCGCGCGGCGCGTGGGTGGAATACGCGTGGCTGGACGCGGTGGGCGAGGCCTTCGCCGATCCCGACAACCCCCAGAAGTCCCTGAATCCGTGGTGGCCCTACCCACGCGCGGCGGTGGTGGGCGAGTACGCGCGTCATCCGCTGTGGCTGGCCCCGGAGGCCACCCGCAAGGGAACGGCCACGCGCCTGAGCTGGGAGGGGGGCATCTTTCCCGGCACCCGCCGCGCCATCGTGTACACGCCGCACGGCTACGAGGCCGGCACCGCCCTTCCGGTCTATTACGTGCAGGACGGCGTGGCCTTCTACCGCACCGGCAAGCTGGGCGACGTGATGGACCGGGCGCTGGAGGCCGGACTGGCGACGGGCGCGGCCCTGGTCTTCGTGGAGCCCGGCGACCGCAGCGAGGAATATTACCTGAATGACCGCTACCTGGACTTTCTGACCGGGGAAGTGTTTCCCCGCGTGGAGGGCGAGCTGGTCACCGTCAGCGAGCGTGGCCTGTGGGGCGCGAGCCTGGGCGGGCTGATCTCGCTGCATCTGGGCAGCCGCCACCCCGAACTGTTCAGCCGCGTGGTCAGCCACAGCGGGGCGTTCATTGCCCGGCCCGGCGCACGGGACGCCTCGGGCGTGATCGACACCACCGGGGCCGGGGAATGGCTGCTGGAGGAACTGCGGCAGGCTCCGCCCACGCACCTGAACACCAGTCTGGATACGGGGGCGCTGGAATGGCTGACCGGCCCCAACCGCCGCATAGCGGGTCTGTTTGCCGATCTGGCCCTCCCCCACCAGTACCGCGAATACCCCAGCGGCCACACCTGGGTGACTTGGCGCGAGGCGCTGCCAGAGGCGTTTCTGTACATGCAGGGCTGA
- a CDS encoding FAD-dependent monooxygenase, whose product MTHDRSGLDPEVLIAGAGPTGLLLALWLTRLGVRVQVVDPKSGPTTETRAIAVQARTLEFYDQLGLGREALSRGRHAAGLRLWTRGRARAGVDLRSAGAGLTAHPDIFILTQDQNEALLLGQLEALGGGVEWGTALTGLTQDVGGVTATLEGGGEIRTLRTAYLAGCDGAGSVVRRSLGVPLSGGTYPQRFYVADVSASGPLSGDRVNVSLDDDQFLALFPMPGLDRWRVVGQVPAELGEAVTFETVRPQIDSQRVAQVSAVQWFSTYRVHHRVADSFQVGRAFLLGDAAHVHSPVGGQGMNTGLGDAANLVWKLAQTLCGAAPGLLATYGPERRPFAVSLVNTTDRVFSGVVDPSPLARVVRTRVIPALLGLFSRPAAVRRWAFGRLSQLLIHYPHSPLSVGRAGRVRGGDRLPWVPLAGGSNLGALQSLRWQVHVYGTPSPDLLTWCAVRELPLHAFAFTAAARRAGLVRNACCLVRPDGYVGLALSRFNLQEAEAYAARWLPASGG is encoded by the coding sequence ATGACCCACGATCGTTCCGGTCTTGACCCTGAAGTCCTGATTGCGGGCGCTGGCCCCACCGGGCTGTTGCTGGCGCTGTGGTTGACCCGGCTGGGCGTGCGGGTGCAGGTGGTGGATCCCAAATCCGGTCCCACCACCGAGACGCGCGCCATTGCCGTGCAGGCGCGGACGCTGGAGTTCTACGATCAGCTGGGCCTGGGGCGCGAGGCGCTGTCGCGGGGGCGACACGCGGCGGGACTGCGCCTGTGGACGCGGGGACGGGCGCGGGCGGGCGTCGATCTGCGCAGTGCGGGCGCGGGCCTGACCGCCCATCCCGACATCTTCATCCTGACCCAGGATCAGAATGAGGCCCTGTTGCTCGGACAGCTTGAGGCGCTGGGCGGCGGCGTGGAATGGGGGACTGCCCTCACGGGTCTGACCCAGGACGTGGGCGGCGTCACGGCCACGCTGGAGGGAGGAGGGGAGATCAGGACTTTGCGGACAGCGTATCTGGCGGGCTGCGACGGTGCAGGGAGCGTGGTGCGCCGCAGCCTGGGCGTGCCCCTGTCGGGCGGCACCTACCCGCAGCGGTTTTATGTGGCCGACGTGAGCGCCAGCGGCCCACTGAGCGGGGACCGCGTCAACGTGTCGCTGGACGACGATCAGTTTCTAGCCCTTTTTCCCATGCCAGGGCTGGACCGCTGGCGTGTCGTGGGACAGGTGCCAGCAGAGCTGGGCGAGGCCGTCACTTTCGAGACGGTGCGTCCCCAGATCGACTCGCAGCGCGTCGCGCAGGTTTCAGCCGTGCAATGGTTTTCCACCTACCGCGTGCATCACCGGGTGGCCGATTCGTTTCAGGTGGGCCGGGCCTTTCTGCTGGGCGACGCCGCACACGTTCACAGTCCGGTGGGCGGGCAGGGCATGAACACCGGGCTGGGGGACGCCGCCAATCTGGTGTGGAAACTGGCGCAGACGCTCTGTGGGGCGGCCCCTGGGCTGTTGGCCACCTACGGCCCGGAGCGTCGGCCCTTCGCCGTGTCGCTGGTGAACACCACGGACCGCGTCTTCAGCGGTGTGGTCGATCCCTCACCGCTGGCCCGCGTGGTCCGCACGCGCGTGATCCCGGCGTTGTTGGGGCTGTTCAGCCGTCCGGCAGCGGTCCGGCGCTGGGCGTTCGGGCGGCTCTCGCAACTCCTGATTCACTATCCTCACAGTCCGCTGAGCGTGGGCCGCGCGGGCCGGGTGCGGGGCGGGGACCGCCTGCCATGGGTGCCGCTGGCGGGGGGCAGCAACCTCGGTGCCCTTCAATCACTGCGCTGGCAAGTTCACGTCTACGGCACGCCGTCGCCGGACCTGCTGACGTGGTGCGCCGTGCGGGAGCTGCCGCTGCATGCCTTCGCCTTCACGGCGGCAGCACGACGCGCCGGACTGGTCCGGAACGCGTGCTGTCTGGTGCGCCCGGACGGGTATGTGGGGCTGGCCCTGTCCCGTTTCAACCTGCAGGAGGCTGAAGCCTACGCGGCCCGCTGGCTGCCTGCCTCGGGGGGTTAG
- a CDS encoding GGDEF domain-containing protein, whose translation MSLEANLHLPSLDPYGEAVRRRLYIGTLGCGMVLLLFGWVLQRVLNLPEPYLQYVAPALLVMGVPILWWLLSGRALVVVELTAIGVLAAASTAHIVLVSLTAPTLPGAYPNSGPYWAVTGVSVLAFLALTPARAAAFNLTYLPVSLLLPWLLPATYTAPSVSGLVRVQLNALLVFLLVWGLSWFRAQYATQTKTQELLRQLAFTDPLTRLPNRHAVYPAVDALLRDAAPGQPGAILLVDLDHFKRINDRHGHGVGDEVLAAAGEVLRNCAADAGAPPPTVGRWGGEEFIVVLPGTAQRRAAERAEQLLAEFRAWPWPHGLQVTVSIGVSSVRAGEDFNGLLARADAALYAAKSSGRDRVVVHGYAALPAVLAS comes from the coding sequence ATGAGCCTGGAAGCCAATCTGCACCTGCCGAGCCTCGATCCCTACGGGGAGGCGGTGCGGCGGCGGCTGTACATCGGCACGCTGGGCTGCGGCATGGTGCTGCTGCTGTTTGGTTGGGTGCTGCAGCGCGTGCTGAATCTGCCCGAACCGTACCTGCAGTACGTGGCCCCGGCGCTGCTGGTTATGGGCGTGCCGATTCTGTGGTGGCTGCTGTCGGGCCGGGCGCTGGTTGTCGTCGAACTGACCGCCATCGGCGTTCTGGCCGCCGCCAGCACCGCGCACATCGTGCTGGTCAGCCTGACCGCCCCCACGCTGCCGGGGGCCTACCCCAACAGCGGGCCGTACTGGGCGGTGACGGGCGTGAGCGTGCTGGCGTTCCTGGCCCTGACGCCGGCCCGGGCCGCCGCGTTCAACCTGACGTACCTGCCCGTAAGCCTGCTGCTGCCGTGGCTGCTGCCCGCCACCTACACCGCGCCGTCGGTCTCCGGCCTGGTGCGGGTGCAGCTCAATGCCCTGCTGGTATTCCTGCTGGTGTGGGGCCTGTCGTGGTTCCGCGCCCAGTACGCCACCCAGACCAAGACCCAGGAACTGCTGCGCCAGCTGGCCTTCACCGATCCCCTGACCCGCCTGCCCAACCGCCACGCGGTATATCCGGCGGTGGACGCGCTGCTCAGGGACGCGGCCCCCGGACAGCCCGGCGCCATCCTGCTGGTCGATCTGGACCATTTCAAGCGCATCAACGACAGGCACGGCCACGGCGTGGGCGACGAGGTGCTTGCGGCGGCAGGCGAGGTGCTGCGCAACTGCGCGGCCGACGCGGGTGCGCCGCCGCCCACGGTGGGCCGCTGGGGGGGCGAGGAGTTCATCGTGGTGCTGCCGGGCACGGCGCAGCGGCGGGCTGCGGAACGGGCCGAGCAACTGCTGGCCGAGTTCCGCGCCTGGCCCTGGCCGCATGGACTGCAGGTGACGGTCAGCATCGGCGTGAGCAGCGTCCGGGCGGGCGAGGATTTCAACGGCCTGCTGGCCCGCGCCGACGCTGCGCTGTATGCGGCCAAGTCTTCGGGCCGGGACCGGGTCGTCGTCCACGGTTACGCGGCGCTGCCGGCGGTCCTGGCCTCGTGA
- a CDS encoding 2Fe-2S iron-sulfur cluster-binding protein, producing MTQTNPQTTSQTITLQVEGFGEITAHTGERLVLALERGGVDILHRCGGVARCTTCRVSFQEGEPDAMTLAEYDKLTEKELLGQARLSCQIECAPGMRLTPLQTASSTGLEPGKAPAATIEPEPRWTTRPGASTEG from the coding sequence ATGACCCAGACCAACCCCCAGACCACCAGCCAGACCATCACGCTTCAGGTTGAAGGCTTCGGCGAGATCACGGCGCACACGGGCGAGCGGCTGGTGCTGGCGCTGGAACGCGGCGGCGTGGACATCCTGCACCGCTGCGGCGGCGTGGCCCGGTGCACCACCTGCCGCGTGTCGTTTCAGGAGGGCGAACCCGACGCCATGACGCTGGCCGAGTACGACAAGCTGACCGAGAAGGAACTGCTGGGCCAGGCCCGGCTGTCCTGCCAGATCGAGTGCGCGCCGGGCATGCGGCTCACGCCGCTGCAGACCGCCTCCAGCACCGGCCTGGAACCGGGCAAGGCCCCCGCCGCGACCATCGAGCCGGAGCCCCGCTGGACCACCCGCCCCGGCGCCTCGACCGAGGGCTAA